The sequence below is a genomic window from Methylotuvimicrobium alcaliphilum 20Z.
TTAGGCTTAGGTGTTTTGACTTTGCTACCGGTTTTTATCGTGCTCTACCTCACGGGCGTTCATGTCATCGATGAGACGCGATCCTGGTCTTTTGCTTGGGTTTTGCAAAAATTCATTACTGGGTTTTTATTGGCTTTATTGATATCGCTGGCCGAAGAGCCGATTTTTAGAGGCATTTTGTTCGCCGGCCTCAAACAAAGAATGCCGGTGATCGGAGCGGTACTGATCAGTTCTTTTTATTACGGTATATTACATTTTCTCGATAGTCATAGCCGTTTTGCGAATGAAGAGGTTACCTTTTTTAGCGGATTCATTTTGTTGAAAGAGGCGCTGCTAAATGTCTTGAATCCCGATATTTTGTCCGCTTTTTTGGCGTTGTTCATGGTCGGAGTTTTTCTGGGAGTCGTTAGGTCGAGGGTGCCGAACAGTTTGGCTTTATGTATTGGCTGTCACACCGCTTGGGTTTGGCAGATAAAGTTTAACAAATCCTTATTCAACGTCGATGCTCAATCGCCTAATCTTTATTTGGTGAGCAGTTATGACGGTGTGGTCGGTCCGTTGGTGACAGTTTGGATGTTCCTAGTGCTATTCTGCTATATCGGTTATCGATATTTAAAATTACGTTGATTCGGTGTCATTCTTATTGCCAGTAATTGCCAGTAAAATTTCGGCGCTGGGGTGCTCGGCATAGAGCCTACATGTCACTGCCATTAAGTTAAGCCATCATAAAATAAGTAATTTTTGTATTCAGGCTCTTATGTACCTTAAAAGCTTGCCATTCATGGCACTGGATTTCGCCAGTCCATGGCGGAATGACGGGCTCCCGGTACCGAATTTTGATCTACGATGGGTGGTATGGTTATGATTCGGTTTAATCGCGAAAATTATTGAATTGTAGCGGCATTTCAAAATTTTCCGCCTTGAGCATTTGAATGACTTGTTGTAAGTCGTCTCTTTTATTACCGGTGACCCTCACTTTTTCGCCTTGTATAGCCGCTTGTACTTTAAGTTTCTTGTCTTTGACCAACTTGACGATTTTTTTGGCAAGTAGCGATTCAATGCCTTGTTTGAGTTCTATGATCTGTTGAGCCGTTCTGCCGGTAGTTTTGGGTTCGTTGATTTCCATGCAGCTGATGTCGATGCCGCGTTTGGTCAGTTTCATTTGCAAGATATCGAGCATCTGCTGCAATTGAAATTCCGAACCGGCGCTCATCGTGACTGTGTCGTCCTTGAGTTCGTATGTCGCGCCGGAGCCTTTAAAGTCGAAGCGTGTGGTAACTTCCCTATTAGCCTGGTCGACGGCGTTATTTGCTTCGTGCGAGTCGTATTCGGAAACTATGTCGAAAGATGGCATGGTGCAATGTATGGTTTAAAAGGGCAATATAAGGCGAATGTCTTTTTAATTCAAGACTGGTTTGCATTGGCATTTTTTTGTTGTTTTAGATTTTCGGTAATCGCATGTATCCTTAACCTGCGAATTGCGGCACCGATTTGCGCACCTTCCAGGCCGGATTTGAGTACGCCGGAAATATCGATGGCCGCCGCCGCTTTAGCGGCTTCTAAAATATAATCGGCCTGCGGATAGGCGGTGTTTTCTGTCCCGCCCCTGCCTCTCGCATCCGCCTCGCAAGCTAATAAGAAATCTTTTAGGGTTGAGGTATTTTTAAATGCCCCTAGGTCTAACAACAGGTCGGTTAAGGTAGCCGGGCGCAGTTCAAAAGCTCTATGCGCAAGTGTGTGGTAGCGCATGACACGTTTAGCGAGCATTCTATAATGATTCGGTACTCGTATTCGGTCGGCTAATTGCTCAAGTATAGGTAGGCCGGTTTTTTCATGACCGTAGTGATGGGGAAGTCGGTCTTTCGGAGATATCGCCTTACCGAGATCGTGTACTAAGACGGCAAAACGTATTTCGGGTTTCTCGGATAGGCGAGCCGCTTGTTCGAGACTCAGCATCGTATGAATACCGGTGTCGATTTCAGGGTGATGTTGTCGCGGTTGTGGAATGCCGAATAGGGCGTCTATTTCCGGGAAAATTTTAGCTAACGCTCCGCATTCTCTGAGGGCATAAAAAAATGCCGATGGCGTTCTTTCGATGAGCGCTTTATATAGCTCGGCCCAGACGCGTTCGGGAACGAGATAGTCGATTTCACCGCCGCGTACCATTTGTTGCATGAGTCTCAAGGTTTCATCGGCAATCTGAAAGCCTAAATGCGCATAACGGGCGGCAAAGCGTGCAACGCGCAACACTCTTACCGGGTCTTCGCTGAAAGCTGGGGAGACATGGCGTAAGATCCGATTTTCTAGATCGGCAATACCGTTGTACGGATCGATGACTTCGCCTTCCGAGCTCATTGCGATGGCATTAATAGTCAAGTCGCGGCGTAGAAGGTCTTGTTCCAGGCTGACGTCTGGTGTGCTGTGAATGCTGAATCCTTTGTAACCTGGGCCGGTCTTGCGTTCGGTGCGAGCCAGTGCGTATTCTTCGCTGCTTTCCGGGTGTAAAAATACCGGAAAATCTTTGCCTACGGGTCTAAATCCTTTTTTCAGCATCGATTCCGGCGTTTCCTCTAGCACGACCCAGTCTCTTTCCGTCACGGGGAGGTTGAGCAGCTGGTCGCGTACTGCGCCGCCGACTAAATAGGTTTTCATGATTATGATTTGTCTTCGTCTTTCTATGATAGGGTTAGTATAACGCTTGATTAGAGTCTTAAAAAAATACGCTGTTAACAAAAGGGGGTGGAGTGGTCGAAATTTTTATTTTAAGCATGATTGCCGGCACGGTTAGCGGATTATTTGCGGGATTATTCGGTATCGGCGGCGGACTAATATTGGTGCCGATACTTGTTTTTTTGTTTAAGGCGCAGGGTTTTGCAGCCGATTTTATCATGCATATGGCTGTCGCTACGTCATTGGCGACTATCGTGTTGACTTCAATTTCGGCGACTCTTGCACATCACAGGTTGAAGTCTGTCATATGGGGCAAGGTCTACAGCTTGGTTCCGGGCATCGTAATAGGGTCGGTTTTAGGTGCCGTAATTGCCGATACAATATCGGCGGACTCACTGCGCATTATCTTTGCTATTTTTCTGTTGTACATAGGGTTTCAGATGGCATTCCAAATCAAGCCGGAAGCCGGTGCGATGCAGCAATCGCCGTTCCTGGATGCAGTGGTGTCCATTGTCATCGGAATCCTTTCGTCAATGTTAGGTATCGGGGGAGGGACGATGACGGTGCCTTACTTGGTGCGCGGACAATTTCCGGTACGCAACGCGGTGGGTATTGCCAGTGCGTGCGGATTGCCGATTGCATTTGGCGGGACGCTTAGTTATATGTTGTTAGGCTTTGAAAAAACCGGTTTGCCTGCAGGCAGTTGGGGATATGTTTATTTGCCAGCGTTTGCAGGCATTGTGTTATTGAGTATGGTCACTGCTCCGTTGGGAGCAAAATTGGCTCATAAGCTTCCCGCGCAAACCATGAAGAGTTATTTTTCACTCTTAATTTTTATCATGGCGGCAAAGTTGCTTTCGGAATAATCAGGTTGTTAGCACGATTGTCTAGCGGTTCGGAAACTATATTGAACAAGCTGATTCTAATGTCAAATATTTCATAGTATAATTTTCGGTTATTTTTCTGACTGTAAGGAGTGAGTATGCGAGTTATTCAGGAAGCTCTCACGTTTGATGATGTATTACTGGTTCCGGCCCATTCGACGGTGTTGCCTCGCGATGTGGATTTGAAAACCCGTTTGACGCGCGATATTACGCTTAATATTCCTTTGATTTCCGCGGCGATGGATACGGTAACAGAATCGAGGCTCGCTATCGCAATTGCACAGG
It includes:
- a CDS encoding sulfite exporter TauE/SafE family protein; this translates as MVEIFILSMIAGTVSGLFAGLFGIGGGLILVPILVFLFKAQGFAADFIMHMAVATSLATIVLTSISATLAHHRLKSVIWGKVYSLVPGIVIGSVLGAVIADTISADSLRIIFAIFLLYIGFQMAFQIKPEAGAMQQSPFLDAVVSIVIGILSSMLGIGGGTMTVPYLVRGQFPVRNAVGIASACGLPIAFGGTLSYMLLGFEKTGLPAGSWGYVYLPAFAGIVLLSMVTAPLGAKLAHKLPAQTMKSYFSLLIFIMAAKLLSE
- a CDS encoding CPBP family intramembrane glutamic endopeptidase — its product is MKYLVYILMPLVVLLVAASLGCVVGYLIWLGFGDQFPLHKIISKVGKLFLVLSIFPVMAMLHLKGRDLGFADKAAMLRQFGYGLGLGVLTLLPVFIVLYLTGVHVIDETRSWSFAWVLQKFITGFLLALLISLAEEPIFRGILFAGLKQRMPVIGAVLISSFYYGILHFLDSHSRFANEEVTFFSGFILLKEALLNVLNPDILSAFLALFMVGVFLGVVRSRVPNSLALCIGCHTAWVWQIKFNKSLFNVDAQSPNLYLVSSYDGVVGPLVTVWMFLVLFCYIGYRYLKLR
- a CDS encoding YajQ family cyclic di-GMP-binding protein, with amino-acid sequence MPSFDIVSEYDSHEANNAVDQANREVTTRFDFKGSGATYELKDDTVTMSAGSEFQLQQMLDILQMKLTKRGIDISCMEINEPKTTGRTAQQIIELKQGIESLLAKKIVKLVKDKKLKVQAAIQGEKVRVTGNKRDDLQQVIQMLKAENFEMPLQFNNFRD
- a CDS encoding multifunctional CCA addition/repair protein → MKTYLVGGAVRDQLLNLPVTERDWVVLEETPESMLKKGFRPVGKDFPVFLHPESSEEYALARTERKTGPGYKGFSIHSTPDVSLEQDLLRRDLTINAIAMSSEGEVIDPYNGIADLENRILRHVSPAFSEDPVRVLRVARFAARYAHLGFQIADETLRLMQQMVRGGEIDYLVPERVWAELYKALIERTPSAFFYALRECGALAKIFPEIDALFGIPQPRQHHPEIDTGIHTMLSLEQAARLSEKPEIRFAVLVHDLGKAISPKDRLPHHYGHEKTGLPILEQLADRIRVPNHYRMLAKRVMRYHTLAHRAFELRPATLTDLLLDLGAFKNTSTLKDFLLACEADARGRGGTENTAYPQADYILEAAKAAAAIDISGVLKSGLEGAQIGAAIRRLRIHAITENLKQQKNANANQS